In the Streptomyces fradiae ATCC 10745 = DSM 40063 genome, CAGCTCGTACGAGCGGTCCTGGAGGCGGTGGGCGACCGCGCCCACGTCGTCGCCGGCATCGGCACCAACGACACCCGCCACACCCTGGAGCTGGCCCGGGCCGCCGAACGCGCCGGCGCGCACGGCCTGCTCGCCGTCACGCCGTACTACAACAAGCCCCCGCAGGAGGGCCTGTACCGGCACTTCACGGCCATCGCCGACGCGACCGCGCTGCCCGTGATGCTGTACGACATCCCCGGCCGCAGCGGCGTCCCCATCGACACCGAGACGATCGTCCGCCTCGCCGAGCACCCGCGCATCGTCGCCAACAAGGACGCCAAGGGCGACCTCGGCCGTGCCAGCTGGGCCATCGCCCGCTCCGGCCTCGCCTGGTACTCGGGCGACGACATGCTCAACCTGCCGCTGCTCTCCGTCGGCGCCTGCGGCTTCGTCTCGGTCGTCGGCCACGTGGTCACCCCCGAGCTGCGCGCCCTCCTGGAGGCCCACCTCAGCGGCGACGTCCAGAAGGCGACCGAGATCCACCAGAAGCTGCTCCCGGTCTACACCGGCGTGTTCCGCACCCAGGGCGTGATCACCACCAAGGCCGCCCTCGCCCTCCAGGGCCTGCCGGCCGGCCCGCTGCGGCTGCCCCTCGTGGAGCTGTCCCCGGCCG is a window encoding:
- the dapA gene encoding 4-hydroxy-tetrahydrodipicolinate synthase, which encodes MAPISTPQTPFGRVLTAMVTPFTADGALDVDGAQRLATHLVDAGNDGLIVNGTTGESPTTSDAEKDQLVRAVLEAVGDRAHVVAGIGTNDTRHTLELARAAERAGAHGLLAVTPYYNKPPQEGLYRHFTAIADATALPVMLYDIPGRSGVPIDTETIVRLAEHPRIVANKDAKGDLGRASWAIARSGLAWYSGDDMLNLPLLSVGACGFVSVVGHVVTPELRALLEAHLSGDVQKATEIHQKLLPVYTGVFRTQGVITTKAALALQGLPAGPLRLPLVELSPAETAQLTADLAAGGVEL